A genome region from Penaeus monodon isolate SGIC_2016 chromosome 14, NSTDA_Pmon_1, whole genome shotgun sequence includes the following:
- the LOC119580832 gene encoding phosphoglucomutase-2-like, producing MADLEIDTGKPLLNEKIAEWLKWDKNEVTQGEVKQMIQRGDVNQLEKIMAHRMVFGTAGLRGRMGAGYALMNDLVIIQTSQGFSKYLTAVNHKARTKGIVIGHDSRHNSHRFARLAAAAFLNNGIPVYLLGKIVPTPFVPFTILQYGAAAGVMVTASHNPKEDNGYKVYWENGAQIIPPHDSGIQKSIEENLSPWENAWNIEKALTDPKLTDPLDDISNKYFSKLGSSMLDKEKNQASPLTFTLTAMHGVSHDYMVEAFKVCGFKPFVPVKEQMVPDPEFPTVKFPNPEEGKSALDLSFKTANENGSSVILANDPDADRLAVAEKLPSGQWKVFTGNEEGALLGWWAWQRSRQLSPDIPPSNCYMIASTVSSKILRAIASKEGFHFVETLTGFKWMGNKAHDLIQEGKTVLFAFEEAIGFMNGSEVLDKDGVSAAIRLAEMATVLKADHNMTLFDKLQDIYKTYGYHICNNSYYICHDQKVISKMFERIRNFNGPNTYPKSACGGKFSIANVRDLTTGHDSSQPDQRAILPVSASSQMVTFLFSNGCVLTLRTSGTEPKIKYYSEMCAKPEQLDWAALEAELAELVEGVVQEMMEPQKNNLIARAD from the exons ATGGCAGACTTGGAGATTGACACAGGAAAGCCTCTGCTCAACGAGAAAATCGCTGAGTGGTTGAAATGGGATAAG aatgAAGTGACACAGGGGGAGGTGAAACAGATGATTCAACGTGGTGATGTCAACCAGCTGGAGAAGATCATGGCACATCGCATGGTATTTGGGACAGCTGGGCTGCGTGGTCGCATGGGTGCTGGATATGCCCTCATGAATGACCTGGTCATCATTCAAACCTCACAG GGATTCAGTAAGTACCTGACAGCTGTGAACCACAAGGCCAGGACAAAGGGCATCGTGATTGGACATGACAGCCGCCACAATAGCCACAG GTTTGCCAGACTAGCAGCAGCAGCCTTTTTAAACAATGGAATTCCAGTTTACCTTCTTGGCAAAATTGTGCCAACACCTTTTGTGCCTTTCACCATCCTGCAGTATGGGGCAGCTGCTGGTGTGATGGTCACTGCTTCCCATAATCCAAAGGAAGATAATGGTTATAAAGTGTACTGGGAAAATGGTGCTCAG ATCATTCCCCCTCATGACTCAGGCATCCAGAAATCTATCGAAGAGAACCTGAGCCCTTGGGAAAATGCCTGGAACATAGAGAAGGCATTGACAGACCCAAAGCTGACTGACCCCCTGGACGACATCTCCAACAAATATTTCTCAAAACTGGGGTCCTCCATGCTTGATAAGGAGAAGAACCAAGCCTCTCCTCTGACCTTCACCCTAACAGCTATGCACGGCGTTTCACATGACTACATGGTGGAAGCTTTCAAAGTGTGTGGGTTTAAG CCCTTTGTCCCAGTGAAGGAGCAGATGGTACCTGACCCAGAATTTCCAACAGTCAAGTTCCCCAACCCAGAGGAAGGCAAGAGTGCGCTGGACCTCTCCTTCAAGACGGCAAATGAAAATGGCTCATCTGTCATTCTGGCCAATGACCCTGATGCAGATAGGTTGGCGGTGGCTGAGAAGTTGCCGAG TGGGCAATGGAAGGTGTTCACAGGTAACGAGGAAGGAGCCTTGCTTGGTTGGTGGGCATGGCAGCGCAGTCGCCAACTCTCACCGGACATCCCACCCAGCAACTGCTACATGATCGCATCCACTGTCTCATCGAAGATTCTGAGGGCCATAGCAAGCAAGGAAGGATTTCATTTTGTG GAAACCTTAACAGGCTTTAAATGGATGGGTAACAAAGCCCACGACCTGATCCAGGAAGGCAAGACTGTTCTCTTTGCCTTTGAGGAAGCCATTGGGTTCATGAATGGCAGTGAG gtCTTGGATAAGGATGGTGTCTCGGCTGCAATACGTCTGGCGGAAATGGCAACTGTCCTGAAGGCAGACCACAACATGACACTATTTGACAAACTGCAGGATATTTACAAGAC ATATGGATATCATATATGTAACAACTCATATTACATCTGTCATGACCAGAAAGTTATTAGTAAGATGTTTGAGAGAATAAGGAATTTCAATGGACCAAACACT TACCCCAAGTCAGCGTGTGGCGGCAAATTCTCCATAGCCAACGTGCGTGATCTGACGACGGGCCACGACTCCTCGCAGCCAGACCAGAGAGCCATCCTCCCTGTGTCGGCCTCGAGCCAGATGGTTACCTTCCTGTTCTCCAACGGGTGTGTGCTCACCCTCAGGACCAGTGGAACGGAGCCCAAAATCAAGTACTACTCGGAGATGTGTGCCAAGCCTGAG